taaaaaagcacggaggcgttttgatgtgcatcccatgttaaaaaatagaaaaaccgaaggagagttttggatactgtataaggagcttgtggatgatggacaaaaaatttttaaatatttccgtaaaaaatttaatttttttttaaatatttgcgccaaaaccatgtcgaaagattgaacagctgtcaactttCACtgtcgataattggtccaaaacagcaaagcggcagactcatggcacgtaattcgcgtgtatatttccacgatggccaaaaaaacggatcgatacgttgacggatgttgctgttaggtatgaacaggaaatgtcgggtactgatGTAAGCCTgtcgtggcgtaaacgtgacggttgaaatgaacatacccatacaaaatctaccaaagaatacttttcgtacggccggatacctgctgaagtcggtacgtgccgactaggtatgaacagacctaaaatctctataaaggtctgaccgcactatatgacaaccgaacgatccttcacttaacaacagtgtgcgacagtggcggctcgtgagaattcatagagggggggctgcagagattaatcgggctgtagtagctcgttgaccataccggtgatcaaatacagacaaaaatagcatgcatatgtactatactgggaggtctgcagccctgcagcccatatgaACGGCAAAAAAAGCATGCATTTTTACAATTCTGGGAGGACCGTAgtcccgcagcccatatagacgagccaccactggtgtgcgacaatattaggtaaaccgcacctgattatgtcaatcattcgttctaTACCTCGGAGAAAAATGGACGACAcggctattatagtatctttgatatgcgaggaagaagaacaatcgagaaaaccCAAAAGAGTATGGCTACATGcgatttcaaagtcacgatatgaagaaggagaataattgtcgcaaggcaaccaaGTGTGTGAGATCGCAAGTGCGAAATATTCCGTTAACCATTTTTGTGAGATGTAcgattatacaataaaataaaaaattatcagtTTCTGAAAACATTGAACCATAAATcattgataaattaatttttaatgaactTAATACTAATTTatcctaattttatttttattttacacacggTTGATGCCATTAGTACAATTATCTACTAATTTATCATACAagatttttcataaaatattacattcataATGTAAGAATAATAGAAGTATTCTTTCTGTTCCACGACAAAACATCCTCAAACAAAACGGCGTATTCTttcaattaatgaaaaaaagaaaagcatgctccataatattttttcagcTTCTTCAACTACTACTCATTCTGGTTGAGTCATTTTAAATGTCTTggctttaaatttgaaataaaatggtCACCTTAGTAATGACTATAGTAAACATGATAGATTtagcttatttaaattaatcaacaaATAGAATATATTTTGGTGTAAATTGGGTAACTTTTTGCTAAATGATTTAAATCTATTTGAGCGGAATATTTTGAACATTCTATTTCAATTTTTGAACaaccatataaatattttaattttttagggTCTTTTGAATAACTTCCTGTATTCGAATTTGACATATTCGATTGATAACCTCAAACTGTCAAATTGTACGATGTTCAAGTGGGGGCGCACGGCGTCACTGTGGGGGCGAAGTCTCGCTTGCAAATACACGAGTTATGCCAACTATGGTGATTATCAATTGACCATATTGTAAAGTTTCTTAATTAATTCACACTTATGGtatattgtttgaaaatttcAGCCACAACgaagaaatttttcaaaaacaccGGCATAATTTATAGCGATGGAAGATATGAAATTACATTAGATCAACGCAAACTTAAAACTCCATCTGGTAGGCCGTTCTATGTCGAAAGCGAACCCCTCGCCCTCGCAATTTCGGAAGAATGGGATTCGCAGAGGGATACAGTTCAACGGAGCTCCATGCATCTGGTGAATAAGTCTCACTGAATTGATATTTggaaatgcaaaaataaaaattatgaatttttaataaaaatgtattgtaatATTTCTCTGTTATAGACATCATTGTGCAGTACGGCATTAGATAACCCGAATCATTTAACTAAGTTTGATCTTGCAAACTACTTAATTAATTATCTCACTACAGATACTTTGCTATTTCAATCACACGTAAGTTTATGTTTTGGTAGgcttatatttttcattacattgtatattaaatgaatattgtCGGTCGCTTAAAGTTATGTAACAtaagatgtatgtatttgtctTTAATAATTTACTTAATTGATTAATTGCGCTGCAGGATGATGATGCTCTCTATGAAATGCAACAGAAAGAATGGGATCCTATTATACAATGGTTCTGTGACCGTTTTGcagttaatatgaaaaaagttaGGGGATTTGACGCTCCGACAATTGATTCAAACACTAAAAGCATTTTAACCAGGCATCTTTTGTCATATGATTTTGCAGCAGTACAtggttatttaaattttttatttatatacattttatcgaCGTTTTTCATCCagtcttttattatttaattattaagagggctgtacacccaaaaccttaattatgttgccgttcctttcttcgatatatacatatattgagtgaatgcgacaatatatatcatcaatatatatattgagtgaatgcgacaattgcGCTTCggccagataatacgtattttaaatcgacaaaatcgaggtttcgtattctccaattttctccaacgaaactggaccaatttttaaaaaaatttcatcatcggtatgagaaagatattttctatgcaactgtgcgtgtatttttttttaaatcgaccgttaaataagcacgctggactcttttcgtgggtgtaaataagagacaattttatatgtttggcagctcctagctcctttaaaaaacaactaatcaaaaaaataaaagcacagatgcatgccaatggtatccatagcatattaaaaaataatttctctagtaccataattgaggaagggagaagtgtaatacgtttgtatggacaagacgctggtgtccagccctcttaacataaGTTTAATTTCCTATATTTTGAGTCAAATTATCTAATGATGTCTATAACTTTAATATTCCATACAGcgattatttatattcatttgtatttatCATTTCAAGGTTATACTTTTGGTGTGGATACATTAAAATCCGTCATTTTAATGTTAGCTGCTGTTGAAAGGCAGATCACTGCTGAAAGAGCGGTGTATTTATCAAGATTAGAAGAAGAATTTCAggttattatttacatacttgATGTttagttataaatttatatatatatatacatatgtgagtttttgtgtaaatattgtattaaatggcattattttcttttagtgTGGATATTGGGGTAGAGTAGAATGGTCTCATGATCTGAGTCAACAAGATTTGCAATCAAGGCTTTCAGCAGCTATGTTAATTATCCATTTTCAGTCATCAAACATTAAGAAGCAATCAAAAGGTATCAGTGTGTAAAAATGttgatattacaaaatatatttattttatagattaaaaataaaaaaatgttattaaatatga
The nucleotide sequence above comes from Arctopsyche grandis isolate Sample6627 chromosome 4, ASM5162203v2, whole genome shotgun sequence. Encoded proteins:
- the l(2)k14505 gene encoding ATP synthase mitochondrial F1 complex assembly factor 2 homolog l(2)k14505, with product MFKWGRTASLWGRSLACKYTSYANYATTKKFFKNTGIIYSDGRYEITLDQRKLKTPSGRPFYVESEPLALAISEEWDSQRDTVQRSSMHLTSLCSTALDNPNHLTKFDLANYLINYLTTDTLLFQSHDDDALYEMQQKEWDPIIQWFCDRFAVNMKKVRGFDAPTIDSNTKSILTRHLLSYDFAAVHGYTFGVDTLKSVILMLAAVERQITAERAVYLSRLEEEFQCGYWGRVEWSHDLSQQDLQSRLSAAMLIIHFQSSNIKKQSKGISV